Proteins encoded together in one Gemmatimonadetes bacterium T265 window:
- a CDS encoding hypothetical protein (possible pseudo due to internal stop codon), with translation MPSPLVPAFAQSPYYLKRLADRALAHGINRFVIHTSVHQPFVDSTHKPGMTLGFFGQHFTRNNTWAEQSRAWLGYLGRASHLLQQGRFAADLAYFYGEGAPNAVPFWKPVDPAPPAGYDYDWVNAEVLLGRMRVEDGQLVLPTGMRYRALVLPADVNQLTLPMARKLRDLVQAGATVIAPPPNGTPSLADGPAGDDSVRAVARQVWGAADGRGVTEHAYGKGKVSWGVPVAQVLGAAGVAPDVTVDGRGPDARHAWIHRSAGDAEVYFVANQQEKAEDVTASFRVSGRDVELWDAATGETAPAAYTTANGRTEVPLHLDPYGSTFVVFRRSAAAAPSRTVAAPARATLATVAGPWQVRFQPGRGAPAAVRVDSLASWTTSAGAGVKYFSGTATYAKDVTVPAEWLRAGGRVELDLGRVKEIAEVLVNGQPAGGILWKPPFRAGVTSALKPGANRVEVRVTNLWSNRMIGDLQPGATQRFTFTDFRPFTKDSPLMESGLLGPVAFVRVSGAAEGTRGPVVARPARAV, from the coding sequence ATGCCGTCGCCGCTGGTCCCCGCGTTCGCGCAGTCGCCGTACTACCTCAAGCGGCTTGCCGACCGGGCGCTCGCGCACGGCATCAACCGCTTCGTGATCCACACGTCGGTCCACCAGCCGTTCGTCGACAGCACGCACAAGCCGGGGATGACGTTAGGCTTCTTCGGCCAGCACTTCACGCGCAACAACACCTGGGCCGAGCAGTCGCGGGCGTGGCTGGGCTACCTGGGGCGCGCGTCGCACCTGCTGCAGCAGGGGCGGTTCGCCGCCGACCTCGCGTACTTCTACGGCGAGGGCGCGCCCAACGCGGTGCCGTTCTGGAAGCCGGTCGACCCGGCGCCGCCGGCCGGGTACGACTACGACTGGGTGAACGCCGAGGTGCTGCTCGGGCGGATGCGCGTCGAGGACGGGCAGCTCGTGCTGCCGACGGGGATGCGCTACCGGGCGCTCGTGCTCCCGGCGGACGTGAACCAGCTCACGCTGCCGATGGCGCGCAAGCTCCGCGACCTCGTGCAGGCCGGCGCGACGGTGATCGCGCCGCCGCCCAACGGCACGCCGAGCCTGGCGGACGGCCCCGCGGGGGACGATAGCGTGCGCGCCGTCGCCCGGCAGGTGTGGGGCGCGGCCGACGGCCGGGGCGTCACCGAGCACGCGTACGGCAAGGGGAAGGTCTCCTGGGGCGTGCCGGTGGCGCAGGTGCTGGGCGCCGCCGGCGTCGCGCCCGACGTGACCGTCGACGGCCGGGGGCCCGACGCGCGGCACGCGTGGATCCACCGCTCGGCCGGCGACGCCGAGGTCTACTTCGTCGCAAATCAGCAGGAAAAGGCGGAGGACGTGACGGCGAGCTTCCGCGTCTCGGGGCGGGACGTCGAGCTCTGGGACGCGGCCACGGGCGAGACCGCGCCGGCCGCGTACACGACCGCGAACGGGCGCACCGAGGTGCCGCTGCACCTCGACCCGTACGGCTCGACGTTCGTCGTCTTCCGGCGTTCCGCGGCGGCGGCGCCGTCGCGCACGGTCGCGGCGCCGGCGCGCGCGACGCTCGCCACCGTCGCGGGCCCGTGGCAGGTGCGCTTCCAGCCCGGCCGCGGCGCGCCGGCCGCGGTGCGCGTGGACAGCCTGGCGTCGTGGACGACCTCGGCCGGCGCGGGGGTGAAATACTTCTCCGGGACCGCGACCTACGCCAAGGACGTCACCGTGCCGGCCGAGTGGCTGCGCGCGGGTGGGCGGGTCGAGCTCGACCTGGGCCGGGTGAAGGAGATCGCCGAGGTGCTCGTGAACGGGCAGCCGGCGGGCGGCATTTTGTGGAAGCCGCCGTTCCGCGCCGGCGTCACGAGCGCCCTCAAGCCCGGCGCGAACCGCGTCGAGGTGCGGGTGACGAACCTGTGGTCGAACCGGATGATCGGCGACCTGCAGCCGGGCGCGACCCAGCGCTTCACGTTCACCGACTTCCGGCCGTTCACGAAGGATTCGCCGCTCATGGAGTCGGGGCTGCTCGGCCCCGTAGCCTTCGTACGCGTCTCGGGAGCGGCCGAGGGCACGCGCGGCCCGGTAGTGGCCCGCCCGGCGCGCGCCGTCTAG
- a CDS encoding glycosyl hydrolase — MIDVRPPSRPVLPRMRRQLAVPLALAALAVGGARPAAAQNPAAVPPAGGPPQLGRAPLRDVVAALTDSEKVRLVVGTGIILPAEMGAGPGASMFPPAMRGPAPTADDSATRVPGAAGSTHAVRRLGIPSIVVSDGPAGVRIDPIRRGPDGRPDSSRTYYATAFPVGTLLASSWDTALVRRVGVAFGEEVRDYGVDVLLGPGMNIHRNPLGGRNFEYYSEDPLVTGSMAAAIVDGIQSNGVGTSIKHFAANEQEFNRMRLNSAVGERALRELYLKGFQIAVRRAQPWTVMSSYNLVNGTHTAESRELLTDLLRGEFGFRGLVMSDWFGGEDPAAMVNAGNDLVMPGTGGQEQALRAALAAGTLSRAALDSSVTRVLALVLKSPTFRGVPHSDRPDLRAHAAVARTAAAESMVLLRDQAFGGSAARRALPLAAGSAVAVFGNTSYDLIAGGTGSGNVNRAYTVSLTDGLAGAGMRVDSSLAGAYRGYLAAERARAPKRTLMQDLFAPRPVIAELAPDPAAVRQAAERDAAAVVTLGRIAGEGLDRKVADDFELRAPERALLRQVSAAFHARRKPVVVVLNVGGPVEVVSWRDQADAILLAWQPGQEGGHAIADVLGGRVNPSGKLATTFPARYADVPYGADFPGRVRADAPPAASPLAGRASENTYAEGIYVGYRYYRTFGRAPAYAFGHGLSYTTFRYGGPRLSGVPNGAADSITVTATVTNTGRVAGREVAELYVSAPSTAALPKPERELRAFAKTGVLPPGRSETVTFRLGAADLASFDPAQSAWVADAGTYTVRVAGSSADDGVRGTFALPQRIVTERSRPLLAPRAPVAELKAAAR, encoded by the coding sequence ATGATCGACGTCCGTCCTCCGTCGCGCCCGGTCCTCCCCCGCATGCGCCGTCAGCTCGCCGTCCCGCTCGCGCTCGCCGCACTCGCCGTGGGCGGTGCCCGCCCCGCGGCGGCCCAGAACCCCGCCGCGGTCCCGCCCGCGGGGGGGCCCCCCCAGCTCGGCCGCGCTCCGCTGCGCGACGTCGTGGCCGCGCTCACCGACTCGGAGAAGGTGCGGCTCGTCGTCGGCACGGGCATCATCCTGCCGGCGGAAATGGGGGCGGGCCCGGGTGCGTCCATGTTCCCCCCGGCCATGCGCGGCCCGGCGCCCACCGCCGACGACTCCGCGACCCGGGTGCCCGGCGCGGCGGGGAGCACGCACGCGGTCCGCCGGCTCGGCATCCCGTCGATCGTCGTCTCCGACGGCCCGGCGGGCGTGCGGATCGACCCGATCCGCCGCGGGCCCGACGGGCGCCCCGACAGCTCGCGCACGTACTACGCGACCGCCTTCCCGGTCGGGACGCTGCTCGCCTCGTCGTGGGACACCGCGCTCGTCCGCCGCGTGGGCGTGGCCTTCGGCGAGGAGGTGCGCGACTACGGCGTCGACGTGCTGCTCGGCCCGGGGATGAACATCCACCGCAATCCGTTAGGCGGGCGCAACTTCGAGTACTACTCGGAGGACCCGCTCGTGACGGGCTCGATGGCCGCGGCGATCGTCGACGGCATCCAGTCGAACGGCGTCGGCACCTCGATCAAGCACTTCGCCGCCAACGAGCAGGAGTTCAACCGCATGCGGCTGAATTCGGCGGTCGGCGAGCGGGCCCTGCGCGAGCTCTACCTGAAAGGATTTCAGATCGCCGTACGGCGCGCGCAGCCGTGGACCGTGATGTCGTCGTACAACCTCGTCAACGGCACGCACACGGCGGAGAGCCGCGAGCTGCTGACCGACCTCTTGCGCGGCGAGTTCGGCTTCCGCGGGCTCGTGATGAGCGACTGGTTCGGCGGCGAGGACCCGGCGGCGATGGTGAACGCGGGGAACGACCTCGTGATGCCGGGGACGGGCGGGCAGGAACAGGCGCTGCGCGCCGCGCTCGCGGCGGGGACGCTCTCGCGCGCCGCGCTCGACTCGAGTGTGACGCGGGTGCTGGCGCTCGTGCTCAAGTCGCCGACCTTCCGCGGCGTCCCGCACTCCGACCGCCCGGACCTCCGCGCGCACGCGGCCGTCGCGCGCACGGCGGCGGCGGAGAGCATGGTGCTGCTGCGCGACCAGGCGTTCGGCGGGTCCGCCGCGCGCCGCGCGCTGCCGCTCGCCGCGGGGAGTGCGGTGGCCGTGTTCGGCAACACCTCGTACGACCTGATCGCCGGGGGTACGGGGAGCGGCAACGTGAACCGCGCCTACACCGTGTCGCTTACCGACGGGCTCGCGGGGGCGGGGATGCGCGTGGATTCGTCCCTCGCGGGCGCCTACCGCGGCTACCTGGCCGCGGAGCGGGCGCGGGCGCCGAAGCGCACGCTGATGCAGGACCTGTTCGCGCCCCGGCCGGTGATCGCCGAGCTCGCGCCCGACCCGGCCGCCGTTCGGCAGGCGGCCGAGCGCGACGCGGCCGCCGTCGTCACGCTCGGTCGGATCGCGGGCGAGGGGCTCGACCGCAAGGTCGCGGACGACTTCGAGCTGCGCGCGCCGGAGCGCGCGCTCCTGCGGCAGGTGTCGGCGGCGTTCCACGCACGCCGCAAGCCGGTGGTAGTCGTTCTCAACGTGGGCGGCCCCGTCGAGGTGGTGAGCTGGCGCGACCAGGCCGACGCGATCCTCCTCGCCTGGCAGCCCGGGCAGGAGGGCGGGCACGCGATCGCCGACGTGTTGGGCGGGCGCGTGAACCCGTCGGGGAAGCTCGCGACGACGTTCCCGGCCCGCTACGCGGACGTGCCCTACGGGGCCGACTTCCCGGGGCGCGTGCGCGCGGACGCGCCGCCGGCGGCCAGCCCGCTCGCGGGGCGGGCGTCGGAGAACACGTACGCGGAGGGGATCTACGTCGGGTACCGCTACTACCGCACGTTCGGCAGGGCGCCCGCGTACGCGTTCGGCCACGGGCTGAGCTACACCACGTTCCGCTACGGCGGGCCGCGGCTCTCTGGAGTGCCTAACGGCGCCGCCGATTCGATAACCGTGACGGCGACCGTGACCAACACCGGCCGCGTCGCGGGGCGCGAGGTGGCCGAGCTCTACGTGAGCGCGCCCTCGACGGCGGCACTGCCCAAGCCCGAGCGCGAGCTGCGGGCGTTCGCCAAGACGGGCGTACTCCCGCCGGGGCGGTCGGAGACGGTCACGTTCCGCCTCGGGGCGGCGGACCTCGCGTCGTTCGACCCGGCGCAGTCGGCGTGGGTCGCCGACGCCGGGACCTACACCGTGCGGGTCGCGGGCTCGTCGGCGGACGACGGGGTGCGCGGGACGTTTGCGCTGCCCCAGCGGATCGTGACCGAGCGGAGCCGCCCGCTGCTCGCGCCGCGCGCTCCGGTCGCGGAGCTGAAGGCGGCGGCGCGGTGA
- a CDS encoding hypothetical protein (possible pseudo due to internal stop codon) translates to MPRVWWHWMNGNVTKEGITADLEWMHRVGIGGMQMFDGSLGTPRFVENRLVWMTPGWKDAFRHAAAEADRLGLEMTMTASGGWSESGGWSESGGPWVTPQQAMKKVVWSETRVSGPRRFAGVLPTPPSVNGPFQGMQNGPDLAFPGDTGLPGAKPLPAERPAGPDPTVYADTKVLAYRLPDADVRMADLKPAVTSAAGAVDAATLMDGDFGKTVSVALPEGAPETWVQFAFARPFRAQAFTFGGAPGLQFVGGPPVPDGRVEASQDGRTWTTLVALPGPGHPTANFAARTYTFPATSARFYRVVMKRPAPNPFGAAFGIGPAKAITILELEFSAAPRVNRWEEKAQYGNMTDYGPAVATPAAPGAVPVRDVVDLTSRLRPDGTLDWQVPAGRWAVLRMGYSLEGTKNHPASPEATGYEVDKLNRAHVAAYIQHYTDQIKGALGSYYGRSFRYLLTDSYEAGMENWTDDMVAQFRARRGYDPTPYLPVLAGRVIGSAAASDKFLWDFRRTIADLFADHHYGTINEALKKDGVGLDAEAMGADFPTSGEGLQDKGRVTIPMGEFWTPGPGQDDGASHMADMKEAASAAHI, encoded by the coding sequence TCACCGCCGACCTCGAGTGGATGCACCGCGTCGGGATCGGCGGGATGCAGATGTTCGACGGGTCGTTAGGCACGCCGCGGTTCGTCGAGAACCGCCTCGTCTGGATGACGCCCGGCTGGAAGGACGCCTTCCGCCACGCGGCGGCCGAGGCGGACCGGCTCGGGCTCGAGATGACGATGACCGCGAGCGGCGGCTGGAGCGAGAGCGGCGGCTGGAGCGAGAGCGGCGGCCCGTGGGTCACGCCGCAGCAGGCGATGAAGAAGGTCGTCTGGAGCGAAACCCGGGTGAGCGGCCCGCGGCGCTTCGCCGGCGTGCTCCCCACGCCGCCGTCGGTCAACGGCCCCTTCCAGGGCATGCAGAACGGTCCCGACCTCGCCTTCCCGGGCGACACCGGCCTGCCTGGCGCCAAGCCGCTGCCGGCGGAGCGGCCGGCCGGGCCCGACCCGACGGTCTACGCCGACACGAAGGTGCTCGCCTACCGCCTGCCCGACGCGGATGTGCGCATGGCCGACCTCAAGCCCGCGGTGACGAGCGCCGCGGGCGCGGTCGACGCGGCCACGCTCATGGACGGCGACTTCGGGAAGACGGTTTCGGTCGCGTTGCCCGAGGGCGCGCCGGAAACGTGGGTGCAGTTCGCGTTCGCGCGCCCCTTCCGCGCGCAGGCCTTCACCTTCGGGGGCGCGCCCGGGTTGCAGTTCGTCGGCGGGCCGCCGGTCCCGGACGGGCGCGTCGAGGCGAGCCAGGACGGGCGCACGTGGACGACGCTCGTCGCGCTGCCGGGGCCGGGGCACCCGACGGCCAACTTCGCGGCGCGCACCTACACGTTCCCGGCGACGAGCGCGCGCTTCTACCGCGTGGTGATGAAACGGCCCGCGCCGAACCCCTTCGGCGCCGCGTTCGGTATCGGTCCGGCGAAGGCGATCACGATCTTGGAGCTGGAGTTCAGCGCCGCGCCGCGCGTCAACCGGTGGGAGGAAAAGGCGCAGTACGGCAACATGACCGACTACGGCCCCGCGGTCGCGACGCCGGCGGCGCCGGGCGCGGTGCCCGTCCGCGACGTCGTCGACCTCACGTCGCGCCTGCGCCCCGACGGAACGCTCGACTGGCAGGTCCCGGCGGGGCGGTGGGCCGTGCTGCGCATGGGCTACTCGCTCGAGGGCACGAAGAACCACCCCGCCTCCCCCGAGGCGACCGGCTACGAGGTCGACAAGCTCAACCGCGCCCACGTCGCCGCGTACATCCAGCACTACACCGACCAGATCAAAGGCGCGTTAGGCAGCTACTACGGCAGGAGCTTCCGCTACCTGCTGACCGACAGCTACGAGGCCGGCATGGAGAACTGGACGGACGACATGGTCGCCCAGTTCCGCGCCCGGCGCGGCTACGACCCCACGCCGTACCTGCCGGTGCTCGCCGGGCGCGTGATCGGCAGCGCCGCGGCCAGCGACAAGTTCCTCTGGGACTTCCGCCGCACGATCGCCGACCTGTTCGCCGACCACCACTACGGTACCATCAACGAGGCCCTCAAGAAGGACGGGGTCGGCCTGGACGCGGAGGCAATGGGCGCCGACTTCCCGACGAGCGGGGAAGGCTTGCAGGACAAGGGGCGCGTGACGATCCCGATGGGCGAGTTCTGGACGCCCGGGCCGGGGCAGGACGACGGGGCCAGCCACATGGCCGACATGAAGGAGGCCGCGTCGGCGGCGCACATCTAG